One Pseudomonadota bacterium genomic region harbors:
- a CDS encoding SLC13 family permease, whose protein sequence is MTVEMYMVSAVLVLAILLFIFEWVRVDVVGIMMMVLLPLLGLVSPKEAISGLSSNAVVSIIAVIIIGAGLDKTGVMNSMARIILKFAGKSESRIMALIAGTVAFISSFMQNIGAAALFMPAARRIAKQTNIPVSRILIPMGYCAIIGGCITLIGSSPLILLNDVMKITNPDVEPFGLFSVTPVGLALTIAALLYFIFLGRFVLPSSQGESTSGPMSELLKGTYKDFGNIYELHIPENYNGPRVLAELGLRPKYFASVVAINHPGVMRNFAPDRDAAIAPGDDIVIVDKANMVKLLVEDLGWVLKDELQTFAEDLSPNNAGMLEAIITPRSEMARKTLKNFDFRKRYNVNPLAIFRQNKMYVAGISDIPLQSGDALLLQGRWEKFHNLKSKPDLTFTEEIQGEIIKTHMAKYAVGCLILSLIMILGFKVQLSIALLTGALGMVLTKVMSIDEAYKSVDWMTVFLLGGLIPLGIAFEKTGTAGYIADSIMGAIGTVPPLVLLTVIGLLTSFFTLVASNVGATVLMVPLAMNMAVTAGADPRMAALVVAIACSNTFILPTHQVNALIMRPGGYKTIDYFRAGAGMTVLYMVVMMTCIYFFFGI, encoded by the coding sequence ATGACAGTGGAAATGTATATGGTCTCAGCCGTTCTGGTTTTGGCCATTTTATTGTTTATTTTCGAGTGGGTCCGCGTTGACGTCGTAGGTATCATGATGATGGTTCTTTTGCCGCTGCTGGGGCTCGTTTCTCCCAAAGAAGCGATCAGCGGTCTTTCCAGTAATGCGGTTGTCTCAATCATTGCGGTAATTATCATCGGCGCCGGTCTGGATAAAACCGGTGTAATGAATTCCATGGCCCGCATCATCCTGAAATTCGCCGGGAAAAGCGAAAGCCGGATCATGGCCCTGATTGCAGGCACAGTGGCCTTTATTTCGAGCTTCATGCAGAATATCGGTGCGGCAGCGCTTTTCATGCCGGCTGCCCGGCGCATTGCCAAGCAGACCAACATCCCGGTATCGAGAATCCTTATCCCCATGGGATATTGCGCGATCATCGGCGGCTGTATCACCTTGATCGGTTCAAGCCCGCTCATTCTGTTAAATGATGTAATGAAAATCACCAACCCTGACGTCGAGCCCTTCGGGCTTTTCTCCGTCACACCCGTTGGTCTGGCCCTGACCATCGCAGCACTCCTGTATTTCATCTTTCTCGGACGCTTTGTCCTGCCGAGCTCCCAGGGAGAAAGTACAAGTGGACCGATGTCAGAACTCCTCAAGGGCACTTATAAGGATTTCGGGAATATCTATGAACTGCATATCCCTGAAAACTATAACGGCCCCCGCGTGCTCGCCGAGCTCGGCCTTCGCCCGAAATATTTTGCCAGCGTTGTTGCCATCAACCATCCCGGGGTCATGAGAAATTTCGCTCCGGACCGGGATGCAGCAATCGCCCCGGGTGACGACATCGTCATCGTTGACAAGGCAAACATGGTAAAGCTCCTTGTTGAAGATCTTGGCTGGGTGCTCAAAGATGAACTCCAGACATTTGCCGAGGATCTTTCCCCCAACAACGCAGGTATGCTTGAGGCGATCATCACCCCGAGATCGGAAATGGCCCGCAAAACCCTGAAGAATTTCGACTTCCGAAAAAGATATAATGTCAACCCTTTGGCGATTTTCCGTCAGAACAAGATGTATGTAGCCGGCATATCCGACATTCCGCTGCAGTCGGGCGACGCCCTTCTTCTGCAGGGCCGCTGGGAAAAATTTCATAATCTCAAATCAAAACCAGACCTGACATTCACCGAAGAAATCCAGGGTGAAATAATCAAAACCCACATGGCAAAATATGCTGTGGGATGCCTTATTCTTTCCCTGATCATGATTCTGGGATTCAAGGTCCAGCTTTCCATAGCCCTGTTGACCGGTGCACTGGGCATGGTGCTCACCAAGGTAATGAGCATTGACGAGGCCTATAAATCAGTTGACTGGATGACGGTATTCCTCCTGGGCGGCCTTATCCCCCTGGGTATTGCCTTTGAAAAAACCGGTACTGCCGGATACATTGCCGACTCGATCATGGGAGCCATAGGAACCGTACCGCCTTTGGTTCTGCTGACGGTCATCGGCCTTTTGACTTCGTTTTTCACCCTGGTTGCATCAAACGTAGGCGCCACGGTTCTCATGGTACCCCTTGCCATGAACATGGCGGTTACCGCCGGTGCAGATCCGAGAATGGCAGCGCTGGTTGTTGCCATAGCATGTTCAAACACCTTTATCCTGCCGACGCATCAGGTAAATGCCCTGATCATGCGGCCGGGCGGTTATAAAACCATCGATTATTTTCGTGCAGGCGCAGGTATGACAGTTCTGTACATGGTTGTCATGATGACCTGCATCTACTTCTTTTTCGGCATCTGA
- the nhaD gene encoding sodium:proton antiporter NhaD encodes MHTTLTAVGMLLFSALPAMASEAAAHSPIANLTTSIWGYAALGLFVAAYTLVIFEENLHLRKSKPVMAAAGIIWVLLAIVYAQAGNYELAHDAILHNMLEYAELMLFLLSAMTYINSMEERNVFQRLRTWLVSRGFSLRIIFWITGLLAFIISPVADNLTTALLMGAVVMAVGGDNKKFVVLACINIVVGANAGGAFSPFGDITTLMVWQKGKVAFGEFFMIFFPALLNWFIPALIMSFAVAKTIPSALTEQVKMKFGAKRIIFLFLLTIATAVSFHNFLHLPPAAGMMLGLSYLGFFAYYIKRKEKRMLEYDAVLGSGNESFPRPAGESVQHFDFMRKVSRAEWDTLLFFYGVILCVGGLSQFGYLALASNYMYLDLGATKANILIGLLSAIVDNIPVMYAVLTMDPTMPLGQWLLVTLTAGVGGSLLSIGSAAGVALMGSARGVYTFGAHLKWMPVIALGYAASIACHLYLNSNLF; translated from the coding sequence ATGCACACAACACTTACAGCAGTGGGAATGTTGCTGTTTTCTGCTCTGCCGGCAATGGCAAGCGAGGCAGCAGCGCATTCCCCTATAGCCAACCTCACAACATCAATATGGGGGTATGCTGCATTAGGACTGTTTGTCGCGGCCTACACCCTGGTTATCTTTGAAGAAAACCTGCACCTGCGCAAAAGCAAGCCGGTCATGGCAGCCGCAGGAATTATCTGGGTCCTGCTGGCAATAGTATATGCACAGGCAGGAAACTACGAACTTGCCCATGACGCGATTCTGCACAATATGCTGGAATATGCGGAGCTTATGCTCTTCCTGCTCTCGGCAATGACCTATATCAATTCCATGGAAGAACGAAACGTTTTTCAGCGCCTGCGTACCTGGCTGGTATCCAGAGGCTTTTCCCTGCGGATTATCTTCTGGATTACCGGACTGCTGGCCTTCATCATATCTCCAGTGGCCGACAATCTCACAACGGCGCTGCTCATGGGAGCCGTGGTCATGGCGGTGGGCGGCGACAACAAGAAATTTGTTGTGCTGGCCTGTATCAATATCGTGGTAGGAGCCAACGCCGGAGGGGCATTTTCTCCTTTTGGAGACATTACAACCCTCATGGTCTGGCAGAAAGGCAAGGTTGCATTTGGAGAATTTTTCATGATTTTCTTCCCGGCCCTGCTCAACTGGTTTATTCCAGCCCTGATAATGAGTTTTGCCGTAGCTAAAACCATTCCCAGCGCCCTCACGGAACAGGTCAAGATGAAGTTCGGCGCCAAGCGCATCATCTTTCTTTTCCTGCTTACCATCGCCACAGCGGTATCGTTTCATAATTTTCTTCACCTGCCACCAGCCGCAGGCATGATGTTAGGCCTTTCCTACCTGGGATTCTTTGCCTATTACATCAAAAGAAAAGAGAAAAGGATGCTTGAATACGATGCTGTTCTTGGTTCCGGTAACGAGTCATTCCCTCGCCCTGCCGGAGAAAGCGTCCAGCATTTTGACTTCATGCGCAAGGTGTCCCGGGCTGAATGGGATACCCTGCTCTTTTTCTACGGGGTCATCCTGTGCGTCGGCGGTCTGTCTCAGTTCGGCTATCTGGCCCTTGCGTCAAATTATATGTATCTCGACCTCGGGGCCACCAAGGCCAATATTCTTATCGGCTTACTTTCTGCGATCGTCGATAACATCCCGGTAATGTATGCGGTGTTGACCATGGATCCCACCATGCCTCTGGGGCAATGGCTCCTGGTCACCTTAACCGCAGGGGTCGGCGGCAGCCTTCTTTCCATCGGCTCGGCTGCGGGCGTTGCTTTGATGGGTTCCGCCCGGGGTGTTTACACCTTTGGCGCCCATCTCAAATGGATGCCGGTTATCGCTCTGGGGTATGCGGCAAGTATTGCCTGCCATCTTTATCTGAACAGCAACTTGTTTTAA
- a CDS encoding transcriptional regulator, with the protein MIGHENYSTENYIGMCEGIKNLVNENQCQPDDDLLELMISRVWTGKIIREESKDFPDPIDLLKRIMEEQGLTNQDLCPYIGNNSRVCDVLHRRRPLSLKMIRNLNRELGIPAEILIQPY; encoded by the coding sequence ATGATAGGTCATGAGAATTATTCTACGGAAAACTATATCGGAATGTGCGAGGGGATCAAAAACCTTGTTAACGAAAATCAATGCCAACCAGACGATGATCTGCTCGAACTCATGATCTCGCGGGTATGGACCGGTAAAATAATCCGGGAAGAAAGCAAGGATTTCCCTGATCCAATTGATTTATTGAAACGGATCATGGAAGAACAGGGACTGACCAATCAGGATCTGTGCCCCTATATCGGCAACAACTCCCGGGTCTGCGATGTTTTGCACCGAAGACGTCCCCTTTCTCTGAAAATGATTCGTAATCTCAACAGAGAATTAGGGATCCCGGCGGAGATTCTCATCCAGCCTTACTGA
- the floA gene encoding flotillin-like protein FloA (flotillin-like protein involved in membrane lipid rafts) has product MDFSLMQFGLIIVVIAIIALLYFVGSSVSLWVQAIVSGARVGLLNIIFMRFRKVPPKLIVESKIMAVKAGIDISSNSLESHYLAGGNVLRVVQALIAADKANIALDFNRAAAIDLAGRNVLEAVQMSVNPKVIETPLVAAMAKDGIQLKAISRVTVRANIDRLVGGAGAETILARVGEGIVTTIGSAETHKKVLENPDLISKTVLAKGLDAGTAYEILSIDIADVDVGKNIGAELETDRAEADKKIAQAKAEERRAMAFAVEQEMRARVQEMRAKVVEAEAQVPLAMAEAFRAGNLGIMDYYKMKNIMADTTMREKIGSPDKPGEES; this is encoded by the coding sequence ATGGATTTTAGCTTGATGCAGTTCGGGTTGATAATTGTTGTTATTGCGATTATCGCGCTTCTTTATTTTGTCGGGTCGTCAGTTTCTCTGTGGGTGCAGGCAATTGTTTCCGGCGCCAGGGTGGGATTGCTCAATATTATTTTCATGCGGTTCAGGAAGGTGCCGCCGAAACTCATTGTGGAATCAAAAATCATGGCAGTGAAAGCGGGAATTGATATTTCATCCAACAGCCTGGAATCCCATTATCTTGCCGGCGGAAATGTTTTAAGGGTGGTACAGGCCCTGATCGCCGCCGACAAGGCCAACATCGCCCTTGATTTCAACCGGGCCGCAGCCATTGATCTGGCGGGAAGAAATGTCCTTGAGGCGGTGCAGATGAGCGTCAACCCCAAGGTCATCGAAACGCCGCTGGTTGCGGCCATGGCCAAGGATGGTATCCAGTTGAAGGCTATTTCACGGGTGACGGTGCGCGCCAATATTGACCGGCTGGTGGGCGGCGCCGGTGCCGAGACCATTCTCGCCAGGGTCGGTGAAGGAATTGTCACCACCATCGGTTCGGCGGAGACCCATAAAAAGGTTCTGGAAAATCCTGATTTGATCTCGAAAACCGTACTTGCCAAAGGTCTTGACGCTGGTACCGCCTATGAGATTCTTTCCATAGATATTGCCGATGTCGATGTCGGCAAGAATATCGGCGCTGAACTTGAAACCGACCGGGCCGAGGCGGACAAGAAGATCGCCCAGGCAAAAGCCGAAGAACGGCGGGCCATGGCCTTTGCCGTGGAGCAGGAGATGCGGGCCAGGGTCCAGGAAATGCGCGCCAAGGTGGTTGAAGCCGAAGCCCAGGTGCCGCTCGCCATGGCTGAGGCCTTCAGAGCAGGGAATCTGGGGATCATGGATTATTATAAAATGAAAAATATTATGGCAGACACCACCATGCGGGAAAAGATCGGTTCCCCCGACAAACCAGGTGAGGAGTCGTAA
- a CDS encoding serine protease encodes MNAAILAIILQFAGILVIIAEIILPSGGLLSVIATGLFGYSLYVVFTELSTGAGMAFIVADIIIIPISIIVGLKMLARSPATLRQELSSKEGVTSQSPELAGFVGKHGVAATVLHPAGTAVIEGKRLDVVTRGEYIEKDTAVLVVEATGNRLVVKEVEL; translated from the coding sequence ATGAACGCCGCAATTTTAGCAATAATACTTCAATTTGCCGGGATCCTGGTGATCATCGCCGAGATAATTCTGCCCTCGGGCGGTCTGCTGTCAGTTATCGCCACAGGATTGTTCGGCTACTCCCTCTATGTCGTGTTCACCGAGTTATCAACCGGGGCGGGAATGGCCTTTATTGTTGCGGATATTATTATCATTCCGATCAGTATTATCGTTGGATTGAAAATGCTTGCCAGGTCTCCTGCCACCCTGCGTCAGGAACTGTCCAGTAAAGAAGGAGTTACTTCGCAATCACCGGAATTGGCGGGTTTTGTCGGCAAACATGGTGTAGCCGCAACGGTTCTTCATCCGGCGGGCACTGCCGTTATCGAAGGGAAACGATTGGATGTTGTTACAAGAGGCGAATACATTGAAAAGGATACCGCGGTGCTTGTTGTTGAGGCAACGGGCAACCGTCTAGTTGTTAAAGAAGTGGAACTCTAA
- a CDS encoding serine protease, translating to MKKRDGRRIENFLFLFVFFFTVTGYFLVSAQDVSNQKVYVIPVSGDVEPGMNAFIKRAIEDHPHGQKAVYVFEMNTFGGRVDSALQIVDTLITVPRGRTIAYVTDKAISAGALIALACNDLVMKPHTTIGDCAPISFSNEGPKMMGEKFQSPLRAKFRTLARRNGYPPTLAESMVTDEMEVYLVVFKDRTVYLDKQEFDDLTQEERDGIVSKKTIVSKGELLTMDDAEALEYGFSRMTASSIEEMLGQFGINDYDLVRIEQSWSETFGRFVAAFAPILLMIGMAALYTELKAPGFGVPGLIGIICLGLVFFNQYLVGLADYTELLLIVLGLVLMAMELFVLPGFGIAGTLGFLFIGAGMVLSFQDFVLPDPNLPWQGDILLNNILQVMGSFVLAFIFGLMAIRYMLPRLGRVVDGPYLDETLAESKSSLDAFKNIRSGDRGTVITTLRPAGKVRIGTEVYDAITEGGFIDKGSEIQVIKLSGNRIVVGL from the coding sequence TTGAAAAAACGTGATGGGAGACGAATTGAAAATTTTCTTTTTCTGTTCGTTTTCTTTTTTACCGTGACCGGATACTTCCTTGTTTCCGCGCAGGATGTTTCAAATCAGAAGGTCTATGTGATTCCCGTTTCAGGCGATGTAGAGCCGGGCATGAATGCCTTTATCAAAAGGGCCATTGAGGATCACCCGCATGGGCAAAAGGCGGTTTATGTTTTTGAAATGAATACCTTCGGCGGCAGGGTTGACTCGGCACTTCAGATCGTCGACACTCTTATTACGGTCCCCAGGGGCAGGACCATTGCTTATGTTACCGATAAGGCTATTTCCGCAGGCGCTTTGATTGCCCTGGCCTGCAATGATCTGGTGATGAAGCCTCATACGACCATCGGTGATTGTGCGCCGATTTCTTTTTCCAATGAGGGGCCGAAAATGATGGGGGAGAAGTTTCAATCTCCCTTGAGAGCGAAATTCCGAACTCTGGCTCGACGGAACGGCTATCCGCCGACCCTTGCCGAATCCATGGTGACCGATGAAATGGAGGTCTATCTGGTTGTCTTTAAAGATAGGACGGTCTACCTTGACAAGCAGGAGTTTGATGATTTGACCCAGGAAGAACGTGACGGCATCGTCAGCAAGAAGACCATTGTCTCCAAGGGTGAGCTGTTGACCATGGATGATGCCGAGGCCCTGGAGTACGGTTTTTCCCGGATGACTGCCTCAAGTATTGAAGAGATGCTCGGTCAGTTCGGAATTAATGATTATGACCTGGTGCGCATCGAGCAGAGCTGGTCGGAAACCTTTGGGCGATTTGTCGCGGCCTTTGCCCCGATTCTGTTGATGATCGGCATGGCGGCGCTTTATACTGAACTCAAGGCCCCTGGTTTCGGGGTGCCCGGATTAATCGGCATAATCTGTCTCGGACTTGTTTTCTTCAATCAATACCTGGTGGGGCTCGCCGACTATACTGAACTGCTGTTGATTGTTCTCGGCCTGGTGTTGATGGCCATGGAGCTTTTTGTGCTTCCGGGATTCGGCATTGCCGGAACCTTAGGTTTTCTTTTCATCGGCGCCGGCATGGTGCTTTCTTTCCAGGATTTTGTGCTGCCCGATCCCAACCTTCCATGGCAGGGTGATATTCTTTTAAACAACATTCTTCAAGTGATGGGTTCATTTGTGCTGGCCTTTATTTTCGGGCTTATGGCTATTCGTTATATGCTTCCCCGCTTAGGCAGGGTTGTTGACGGACCTTATCTTGATGAAACTCTGGCCGAGTCAAAGTCTTCGTTGGATGCATTTAAGAATATCCGGAGCGGTGATCGCGGGACGGTGATAACGACCCTGCGCCCGGCGGGAAAAGTGAGAATCGGCACGGAAGTTTACGATGCAATAACCGAAGGCGGATTTATTGACAAAGGATCTGAAATTCAGGTAATCAAATTATCCGGCAACAGAATAGTGGTTGGTCTCTGA
- a CDS encoding response regulator has translation MDQAVKVLIVDDDKTILKMLQQVFKNTDQQCSTALSGDEALKLLKTDPTFDLVLTDISMPGMDGIELTRKITKKYPEIPIIVMTGFTEDYTFDKVIEAGAADFIKKPFTIKEVMSRIARVQRDSEILKEIRKKEHKLEKMGTEMISGIEGESRTRLQELQDEITTLRKQLW, from the coding sequence ATGGATCAAGCAGTAAAAGTACTCATTGTAGACGATGACAAAACCATACTGAAAATGCTCCAACAGGTTTTCAAGAACACAGATCAGCAATGCAGCACGGCCCTGAGCGGAGATGAAGCACTCAAACTTTTGAAAACAGATCCAACCTTTGATCTGGTTTTGACTGATATTTCCATGCCGGGAATGGACGGGATCGAACTTACCCGTAAAATTACCAAAAAGTATCCGGAAATCCCGATTATTGTGATGACCGGTTTTACCGAAGACTACACCTTTGATAAAGTCATTGAAGCCGGAGCAGCCGACTTCATCAAGAAGCCATTTACCATAAAAGAAGTGATGAGCAGGATCGCTAGAGTACAAAGAGATTCCGAGATATTAAAAGAAATCAGAAAAAAAGAGCACAAACTAGAAAAAATGGGCACTGAAATGATTTCAGGGATTGAAGGCGAGTCCCGAACGCGCCTGCAGGAATTACAAGACGAAATTACTACTCTCCGGAAACAGTTATGGTGA
- a CDS encoding thioredoxin family protein: MQNKILSIFFFFAVLIPAATQADDIALLVNTDKVTMVNFGSEKCLPCRMMTPVINKLKKEYAGKASILYIDIYENRNIARKYGISTVPTQIFYDKQGLEVFRHIGFFDHENSWAQLEKLGVR; encoded by the coding sequence ATGCAGAATAAAATCCTCAGCATCTTTTTTTTCTTTGCTGTTCTCATTCCGGCAGCAACTCAGGCTGATGACATTGCCCTTCTTGTCAACACCGACAAAGTCACCATGGTGAACTTCGGCTCTGAAAAATGTCTTCCATGCAGGATGATGACGCCGGTGATCAACAAACTGAAAAAGGAATACGCAGGCAAGGCGTCAATCCTCTATATCGATATTTATGAAAACAGAAACATCGCCAGAAAATATGGAATATCCACCGTACCCACTCAAATTTTTTATGACAAACAAGGTCTGGAAGTTTTCCGGCATATTGGATTCTTTGACCATGAAAATTCCTGGGCCCAACTCGAAAAACTCGGTGTCCGGTAA
- a CDS encoding 3'-5' exonuclease domain-containing protein 2, which translates to MTDTNKKISFKKRMTRDEINSLSITRYDGAVRIVRTPEALENALGKLAGETFLGFDTETRPAYRKGQQYPTSLLQLAGKDTIFLFQLGILGFPESLRNILADPKVAKAGVAIGQDIIKLKELGDFEEAGFIELADLAKQARIKNYGLRGLAALLLGIRIPKGAQQTNWATENLTPIQIQYASTDAWVSRRIYQWFSELGIL; encoded by the coding sequence ATGACGGATACAAACAAAAAAATCAGCTTCAAAAAGCGCATGACCCGCGATGAGATTAACTCGCTTTCCATCACTCGTTATGACGGAGCTGTCCGCATTGTTCGAACCCCGGAAGCCTTGGAAAATGCCCTTGGCAAACTTGCAGGTGAAACTTTTCTGGGTTTTGATACAGAAACACGACCAGCATATAGAAAAGGACAACAGTATCCAACATCCCTTCTTCAGCTTGCCGGAAAAGATACGATATTTCTGTTTCAGCTTGGAATCTTAGGCTTTCCTGAATCTTTGCGCAATATTCTCGCCGATCCCAAGGTTGCAAAAGCCGGTGTCGCCATTGGCCAGGACATTATAAAACTCAAAGAGCTGGGTGATTTTGAAGAAGCGGGGTTTATAGAACTCGCCGACCTTGCCAAACAGGCTCGAATCAAAAACTACGGGTTAAGAGGCCTTGCCGCGCTCCTGCTTGGAATTCGCATCCCAAAAGGAGCCCAGCAGACAAACTGGGCAACCGAAAACCTTACCCCTATCCAGATACAATACGCCTCCACCGACGCCTGGGTGAGCAGACGGATTTATCAATGGTTTTCTGAGCTGGGGATATTGTGA